One genomic window of Aliiroseovarius sp. M344 includes the following:
- a CDS encoding TetR/AcrR family transcriptional regulator — protein MQHFVLLHYKLFPSPVFSVRHIPMNKALDPRLNATRSQALDAALMLLQEKGVLAVTHGAINRETGISRSTLYRHWPKLEDLRNAAFARAATGPNNQPRTNGPLKTDLMWIIGHLMTALNDTPWGKIAPQVIAIAATEEQTRGLMSKWIKDRSGDVEAVFEAAKARGEVRDGAPIKQLAEMAIAVPYFRKLVAGRPLDHEWLDVHVDMICSLATYHATVSK, from the coding sequence TTGCAACATTTTGTACTACTGCACTACAAACTGTTCCCTTCGCCTGTGTTTAGCGTTAGACATATCCCTATGAATAAAGCTCTCGACCCCAGATTAAACGCAACGCGATCACAAGCATTGGATGCAGCATTGATGTTGCTTCAAGAAAAGGGAGTGCTGGCGGTAACCCATGGTGCGATCAACCGAGAAACTGGGATATCGCGCAGCACGCTGTATCGGCATTGGCCCAAACTGGAAGACCTTCGCAATGCTGCCTTTGCGCGTGCCGCGACCGGACCGAATAACCAACCGCGCACAAATGGCCCGCTAAAAACTGACCTCATGTGGATCATCGGACATTTGATGACTGCACTGAATGATACCCCTTGGGGTAAGATCGCTCCTCAGGTGATAGCTATTGCTGCAACCGAGGAGCAAACGCGGGGTCTCATGAGCAAATGGATAAAAGATCGAAGCGGCGACGTTGAAGCGGTTTTTGAAGCGGCCAAAGCGCGTGGCGAAGTCAGAGACGGTGCACCAATCAAGCAGTTGGCCGAAATGGCGATTGCCGTCCCATACTTCAGAAAGCTTGTCGCAGGGCGACCGCTTGATCACGAATGGCTGGATGTCCACGTCGACATGATTTGTAGTTTGGCGACATACCATGCTACTGTCTCAAAGTAA
- a CDS encoding luciferase family protein encodes MTHAESLPIRITPVPQTTDGVPHVQIGVKAVAELAQALMDHVSKFPGVNLGPTRVSMPGGVGFQLEDDVLLARPDVIVGGQEFAHLHTDGSLHASLSPDVALAAIDAGWAVAHPWAKQREGWDGFVMVFTPTTFAELEVVTQLVESSYGFVTGHGLPE; translated from the coding sequence ATGACACATGCTGAAAGCCTACCGATCCGGATAACGCCAGTACCACAAACAACGGATGGTGTTCCGCATGTACAAATCGGCGTTAAGGCGGTCGCAGAGCTTGCCCAAGCACTTATGGATCACGTGTCCAAGTTTCCAGGCGTTAATCTTGGTCCAACGCGTGTTTCGATGCCGGGAGGCGTTGGGTTTCAGCTAGAAGATGATGTGCTTCTCGCACGTCCAGATGTCATTGTGGGCGGTCAAGAATTTGCCCACTTACACACAGATGGCAGTCTGCATGCCTCGCTGAGCCCTGACGTGGCCCTTGCCGCAATTGACGCTGGCTGGGCTGTTGCACATCCTTGGGCCAAGCAGCGAGAAGGATGGGATGGGTTCGTGATGGTTTTCACACCGACCACATTTGCGGAACTTGAAGTCGTCACCCAACTGGTTGAAAGTTCCTACGGCTTCGTAACAGGGCACGGTCTGCCAGAGTAG
- a CDS encoding glutamate synthase-related protein gives MTQSVPIIAAKHPAKVDLEKGKDYYWCRCGLSKSQPFCDGSHAGTDVTPHKFTADSTGSAALCQCKATANGPFCDGTHASLGDLKAGDPSPKPKSDLPTATPTPEEPTVARIHALAKDGLAKLGHHGEMGAMGVPRKDLPHWDDIQILPAQMARKPLLDDVPVATSVTIGPRAAKPLQLDIPLFVSDMSYGALSEEAKTALSRGAQMAGTGICSGEGGMLPEEQAENSRYFYELASARFGWDLDLVARVQAFHFKGGQGAKTGTGGHLPGDKVQGKIAEVRGLEPGQSAISPSTFPDLETPADFKRIADKVRERSGGIPIGFKLSANHIEDDIDFALEASSDYIILDGRGGGTGAAPLIFRDHISVPTIPALARARAHLDAKTGREVTLVITGGLRVAEDFAKAMALGADAVAVSNSAMQAVGCIAARMCNSNNCPVGVATQKPELRARLDVQVGAQKLARYFGASVELMQVLARACGHNSLSDFAHRDITTWKREVADLSGVRFGGIKR, from the coding sequence ATGACCCAATCCGTTCCGATTATCGCTGCCAAACATCCCGCCAAAGTCGATCTGGAAAAGGGCAAGGATTACTATTGGTGTCGGTGTGGATTGTCAAAAAGCCAACCGTTTTGCGATGGGTCGCATGCAGGCACCGACGTGACGCCACATAAGTTTACCGCTGATAGCACAGGCAGCGCAGCGCTATGTCAGTGCAAAGCGACAGCAAACGGTCCATTCTGCGATGGCACGCACGCCAGCCTTGGTGATCTGAAAGCAGGTGATCCGTCACCGAAACCGAAGTCTGACCTTCCGACCGCGACCCCCACGCCAGAAGAACCAACCGTCGCTCGCATCCATGCCTTGGCCAAAGACGGGCTGGCCAAGTTGGGCCACCATGGTGAAATGGGTGCAATGGGTGTGCCCCGCAAAGACTTGCCACATTGGGACGATATTCAGATTCTGCCTGCGCAAATGGCGCGCAAACCATTGTTGGATGACGTGCCAGTCGCGACATCCGTTACGATTGGGCCCCGCGCCGCCAAACCGTTGCAACTGGACATTCCACTATTCGTTTCGGACATGAGCTATGGCGCATTGTCCGAAGAGGCGAAGACGGCGTTGTCACGCGGTGCGCAGATGGCAGGAACCGGAATTTGCTCTGGTGAGGGCGGCATGCTGCCGGAGGAACAGGCTGAAAACTCACGTTACTTCTACGAATTGGCATCCGCGCGATTTGGCTGGGATCTTGATTTGGTCGCACGCGTGCAAGCCTTTCACTTCAAAGGCGGCCAAGGGGCAAAAACCGGCACGGGTGGGCATCTGCCTGGTGATAAAGTGCAAGGGAAGATCGCAGAGGTACGTGGCTTGGAGCCTGGGCAATCCGCGATATCCCCGTCAACGTTCCCTGACCTTGAAACACCAGCAGACTTCAAACGTATCGCTGATAAAGTCCGTGAGCGGTCTGGCGGTATCCCAATCGGGTTCAAACTCTCGGCGAACCATATCGAGGACGACATCGATTTCGCTCTGGAAGCCAGTTCTGACTACATCATTTTGGATGGTCGTGGCGGCGGAACGGGTGCTGCACCGTTGATTTTCCGCGATCATATCTCAGTGCCAACGATCCCTGCTTTGGCCCGTGCCCGTGCCCATCTCGATGCAAAGACGGGTCGTGAAGTGACATTGGTCATCACAGGTGGCCTGCGTGTGGCTGAGGATTTCGCCAAAGCCATGGCCTTGGGTGCGGACGCCGTCGCGGTTTCAAATTCTGCCATGCAAGCTGTCGGGTGTATCGCGGCGCGTATGTGTAATTCCAACAACTGCCCTGTTGGCGTCGCAACCCAAAAGCCCGAACTGCGCGCGCGACTGGATGTGCAGGTCGGCGCACAAAAGCTCGCCCGCTATTTCGGCGCATCTGTCGAACTGATGCAGGTCTTGGCGCGGGCGTGCGGACACAACAGCCTGTCAGACTTTGCCCATCGTGACATCACAACATGGAAAAGAGAGGTGGCCGATCTTAGCGGTGTGCGCTTTGGTGGTATCAAGCGTTAG
- a CDS encoding MBL fold metallo-hydrolase: MKLTNLRSFAATAVVAFGVTGPLQADMPLSYTNEIAPGVYSFGGGNGYHSMFLVTDEGVVAFETVNSTHSEKMIEAISGVTDQPIEFAMHSHNHWDHASGGGVFQAAGAETVAHTLAAQYLAAVPGQDTSVPDIVWDGNRHDIEIGGVTVQLHYLGLNHGLGMTVFVIPEKRVAYIADLVTPNRVGFNIMPDFNIGEWERTLGEILELDFDVAVCSHTELSAEEAPNGCTKTHVEEERQFIVDLRGAIFAEFQKGTPANEIPTRVALPQYAEWVGYDEWLPMNAWRVMLDIWMGPYPWVPEG, translated from the coding sequence ATGAAGCTTACAAACCTGCGAAGTTTTGCGGCAACAGCGGTAGTAGCGTTTGGCGTAACCGGCCCGCTTCAGGCTGACATGCCGCTCTCATATACGAATGAAATTGCCCCCGGCGTTTACAGCTTCGGCGGCGGCAACGGGTATCACTCAATGTTTCTCGTCACCGACGAAGGCGTCGTGGCCTTTGAAACAGTCAACTCGACCCATAGCGAAAAGATGATCGAAGCCATTAGTGGCGTGACCGATCAACCGATTGAATTCGCAATGCATAGCCACAACCATTGGGATCACGCCAGCGGCGGCGGTGTTTTTCAGGCTGCAGGTGCTGAGACAGTAGCGCACACACTGGCAGCTCAGTATCTGGCAGCCGTACCGGGGCAAGATACATCTGTCCCCGACATCGTTTGGGATGGGAACCGTCACGATATTGAAATCGGCGGTGTGACCGTTCAATTGCATTACCTGGGCCTGAACCATGGCCTTGGCATGACGGTTTTTGTCATCCCGGAAAAGCGGGTCGCCTACATCGCGGACTTGGTTACGCCCAATCGGGTTGGTTTTAACATCATGCCCGATTTCAACATCGGCGAATGGGAGCGCACTCTGGGTGAAATACTCGAGCTTGATTTTGATGTTGCCGTTTGTTCGCATACAGAGTTGTCGGCGGAAGAAGCCCCCAATGGTTGCACCAAAACGCATGTTGAAGAAGAGCGTCAGTTCATTGTTGACCTGAGGGGCGCGATCTTTGCCGAGTTCCAAAAGGGCACGCCAGCGAATGAAATCCCAACCAGGGTTGCGTTGCCGCAATACGCTGAATGGGTCGGATATGACGAGTGGCTGCCAATGAACGCATGGCGCGTCATGCTTGATATCTGGATGGGTCCATATCCTTGGGTTCCTGAGGGCTGA